A single genomic interval of Camelina sativa cultivar DH55 chromosome 11, Cs, whole genome shotgun sequence harbors:
- the LOC104723699 gene encoding protein tesmin/TSO1-like CXC 2 codes for MDTPQKSITQIGTPNSKSRFEDSPVFNYINSLSPIRPVKSIQNPHQFSSLNFTSPPSVFTSPHLTSSHKESRFFKTHNSSSSSSHPTNPTESREDESTSNESVSEEAAEDTKDVNVDDASKPEETSVEKVLPQTNPGSPVASPYGRDSTTELSLVPYAPTQGGNGSCEGAGMELQPKMFDNVQGKTETPDWESLISDASELLIFDSPDASEAFRCFMMQRASTSEARFNTGVGMQTMQPDANKKLESSDAIPYEAVSFLHRGIRRRCLDFEMPGNKQTLSENNTAACESSSRCIVPSIGLHLNAIAMSSKDCKTNVTQDYSCSGNIQVGLQSSISSTLQETLDQTENETREDADQDVPVEPALQELNLSSPKKKRVKLDSGEGDSCKRCNCKKSKCLKLYCECFAAGVYCIEPCSCIDCFNKPIHEDTVLATRKQIESRNPLAFAPKVIRNSDSVLETGDDASKTPASARHKRGCNCKKSNCLKKYCECYQGGVGCSINCRCEGCKNKFGRKDGSSIVDMEAEQEEENETSEKYRTAKSQQNTEFLMRKEASSALPTTPTPIYRQELVELLPFSSSKNRMPPPQSLLGGGSSSGIFNSQYIRKPDIDLTQSRMEKSFETVAEDRAEEMPEILIHSPIPNIKSVSPNGKRVSPPHMESSSSGSISGRRSGGRKLILQSIPSFPSLTPQH; via the exons ATGGATACGCCTCAGAAGAGTATCACCCAGATCGGAACTCCAAATTCCAAATCcagatttgag GATTCACCAGTGTTCAACTACATAAACAGTTTGTCACCAATAAGACCAGTCAAATCCATTCAAAACCCTCACCAGTTTAGCTCTTTGAATTTCACTTCCCCTCCTTCTGTTTTCACCTCACCACACCTTACTTCTTCTCACAAAGAGTCCAGATTCTTCAAGACtcacaactcttcttcttcttcttctcaccctaCCAACCCCACTGAATCCCGAGAAGACGAGTCTACTTCTAATGAATCAGTCTCAGAAGAAGCAGCAGAAGATACAAAAGATGTCAACGTTGATGATGCTTCCAAGCCAGAGGAAACTTCAGTTGAAAAAGTTTTGCCACAAACGAATCCTGGTAGTCCAGTTGCTTCACCCTATGGTAGAGATAGTACTACCGAACTTTCGCTTGTCCCGTACGCTCCTACTCAAGGAGGGAATGGTTCTTGTGAGGGTGCAGGAATGGAGCTGCAGCCGAAGATGTTTGATAATGTTCAAGGGAAAACCGAAACTCCGGATTGGGAAAGTTTGATTTCAGATGCTTCTGAGCTTTTAATCTTCGACTCACCTGATGCTTCAGAGGCTTTTAGATGCTTTATGATGCAGAGAGCTTCAACCTCCGAAGCACGTTTTAACACTGGTGTGGGAATGCAAACAATGCAGCCCGATGCAAACAAGAAACTTGAATCCTCAGATGCGATTCCTTATGAG GCTGTTTCATTCTTGCACCGTGGTATAAGAAGACGCTGCCTAGACTTTGAGATGCCAGGGAATAAGCAAACATTGAGTGAGAACAACACCGCGGCTTGTGAATCTTCATCGAGATGTATTGTACCGAGTATTGGTCTTCATTTAAATGCAATTGCAATGTCCTCAAAGGATTGTAAAACCAATGTAACTCAGGACTACTCATGTTCTGGGAATATACAAGTGGGTTTACAAAGCTCCATCTCTAGTACATTGCAAGAAACTTTGGACCAAACAGAAAATGAAACCCGGGAAGATGCAGATCAAGATGTTCCCGTTGAACCAGCCTTGCAAGAGTTGAATTTGAGCAGCCCTAAGAAGAAGAG AGTTAAGTTGGATTCTGGAGAAGGCGACTCGTGTAAGAGATGCAACTGCAAAAAGTCCAAGTGTTTGAAACT TTATTGTGAATGTTTTGCTGCTGGAGTCTATTGCATAGAGCCATGTTCATGTATAGACTGCTTCAATAAGCCTATTCATGAAGATACTGTCTTGGCTACTCGAAAACAGATTGAATCTCGGAATCCACTTGCATTTGCTCCTAAAGTCATTAGGAACTCTGACTCGGTTCTTGAAACCGGG GATGATGCAAGCAAAACTCCAGCTTCTGCTCGCCATAAACGTGGCTGCAACTGCAAGAAATCAAACtgtttgaaaaaatattgtgaATGCTATCAG GGTGGTGTGGGCTGTTCCATAAACTGTAGATGTGAAGGATGTAAGAACAAATTCGGCCGCAAAGATG GGTCTTCCATTGTTGACATGGaagctgaacaagaggaggAAAATGAAACATCTGAGAAATACAGAACAGCCAAAAGCCAACAGAACACTGAGTTTTTAATGAGAAAGGAGGCGAGTTCAGCTCTACCTACGACACCAACGCCAATTTACAG ACAAGAATTGGTTGAATTACTACCTTTCTCATCATCTAAGAACAGAATGCCTCCTCCACAATCTCTTCTTGGAGGTGGATCTTCTTCAGGGATATTTAACAgtcaatatataagaaaaccaGATATTGATTTAACTCAATCCCGGATGGAGAAGTCATTCGAGACAGTTGCAGAGGATAGAGCGGAAGAAATGCCTGAGATTCTCATCCACTCCCCTATACCTAACATCAAGAGTGTCTCTCCCAACGGTAAGAGGGTCTCTCCTCCTCATATGGAATCATCTAGCTCAGGTTCAATCTCAGGGAGAAGAAGTGGCGGGAGGAAACTGATACTGCAGTCAATTCCATCGTTTCCTTCGCTCACTCCCCAACACTGA